The following DNA comes from Mya arenaria isolate MELC-2E11 chromosome 11, ASM2691426v1.
AATGTTGCATACTTTATGGTTTCGAGGGTCCAATTAATATTCTAATTAGTACACGCTTTGAATTCAGCACATGCGTTCTGCATCTTGGTCCACAATATACGCGCGCGTTACTATGAAGTTCTTAGTCGTTAATTGAAATGATCTAAGGGCCATATTTTCGTTATTTTGCCTCATATTTGTGTATAATGAGCTTCTACCACTAATAAAGTTGACAAAAagtcaagaaaatgttaaaaactcaACTTGCTACCGATCTGATATTTTGCTTCAGTCCTAAGATTTTATAAGTTATGTTAAGACCCTTTAACGAAACGGGGCCCTGAAAGCTTCCATTTGACGAGATGTTATCACTGCCtgaattgtattaaatataatgcCACGACAGACAATTGAGCAGATTTCAAATTGCTCTCTTATAATGGTATCTCATTATATGGGGTCGTCAAGGATAGTTGTGGAATTGTACCATAAAATAGTACCAATTCGataaaacacttttgaaaatCAGTACAAATTAAATCCAATTCAATCCACATTAacgaaaaaaaagttttgttttttatcaaacgCTACTTTTGCAGCTCTGTTAGCCATGACAGCCATTGAAGGTGGTCTtgaagtaagtaagtaagtttgCCGAAACATTTTCGCGCATTCGATCCAAGTCTTTCGTCTTGTTCGATTTCTAAATCGTTTATATCACTGAAAGCCACATGTCTTCCCACATTTTGGACATGTCAGAATCTTGAATTAATCGTTGTGTCTCAGTTTCTCAGCATAAAACTCTTTTCAGACTCACGCAAATCATGatactatattttttgcattgatCACAGATAATTTTGCCTACGATAGAAGTCCAACATGGTTTAATGCATTCAACGTATTGGGTCGcttgtatatattttcatcGGAATTTTGATATGTGAGTTTATAGCATTATACGCTGAATAAACATATGTTCAATGTGTCTGATACGTATAATCAACTATATCGATGTCATTCTAGCgtgtttaaaacaatgtaacCGATACTTCCTAGGTTTCCAATTTAACACTTGTATCAGGTTTTAGTATGCAGGGTTGGGGTTTtctcgttgttgttttttgttgttgctgtttggGTGGGGGAATATCGCCTGTGTGACATTCATTTTATGAACACAATCTGCCTAAATATACGCTCCGCCTTATGATCCGAAATTTACGCAAAGGAGGTGATCCTCTAGCGATAATTCCGTCAGCCCATACGAGACCTTCTTCCGCTGTGCTAAAAGTGAGAGTTGAAATCAAATTCAGCAGATAATCAGCTGGGATTCCAAATTCCTTTCGGAGATAAAACCTAAGTCTCTTCAGTATATATTTGTGTCATCCCGAATAGCTAATACGCTGAAGCTGCAACTCAGAATGTCGTATTTTCGACACAAACATTCGTCagtttataaattgtatatactTTTGTTAGCCAATTCTACCATGTTACTTGTGCTGTGTGGCTATGTTCCCTTTTAAACGTTAAACAAATGAGAACACACAGATAAACACTTAACAGGGACTTCAATGATAGCATTACGCGTACTTCATTGGAAATCCAGATCATTTTCACAAGCCAGTCATCAGAGGaagatatacatatttatttgtatggATCATGAATGAAAGTAATTTGTCCATTATTGTAGGCCACTCGACCTGTCTCAGCTAGTCACAGTTAGTTAACAGTAATACCCACTTCTATAAGTGTATCGTACGATACATAGAATTCTGACTATGTTTTAAGAATTGTCTTCTTTATTAAACAACACTTGCTATCTCATAAACGAGTTACCAGTAGGTCAATGAGAACTATGAATAGgacaaaataacatttagaaataaacataacaattttatttccacatataaacattaaaacttgtaaagtataaacataaatggTCAAAACAAAATCTGTATTCTGTACATGAAATACAATTCTTAACATCGCTAAATGCTTGCTTCAAAGAGCATAAACATTGACAATGAATATCAATAAAGTCAAAATAACGGTCACCTAAAATCAACACAGGACAATACAGACCCAATCTAAAACACCTCAAATCATTTGGTGTACATTGTCGTTAACTTAAGGTGccattttgtttgacataaaaTGAGCATTGTAAGTGAACCTGTTAGCCACTTTCAGTTGACTTTGTCAGGTTTCAGTAAACACTTCAATGTATTTAAGTTAATGGCGTGACTTTAACAGACACTTAGTAagtattgtatgttttaaaatgaaccaGAACCATTATGAATTAGGAAAACATCTCTTCAACCTATTAAGTTTTCCAGTATATTTTAAATAGGTATTGAAAgtattcacaattttaaattaatcagACAATATGCCTAATACAGGTCATATGTTTTTGAGCTCCTTTAAATAAATGATCGACAAAAATATACGTTCAATTATACGAAAATTCTGAGACAACTGTCAAAAGAAACATATACAATCATGCAACGAAATGATACATGAAATGGTGAAAAAAGGTCCTACACAAAcgatttcaaaacaaacacagtAATGTATTCCTACTATTTGTTTTTCGTTTGAAACCTTGAAATTCTTAGGGGATGTAATaagaacaaaatgttttgaaacatgtCATTTCTGATTGGTTTAGAAAGATGCAATGCAGATGAAAAGGAACAACACGTTGGGAATGGCTGAACGtgaattatgtatatatacaaaacatgtcaATGGGTTTAGACCTATGGTTACTGACCCTTTTAAACACAATACCGGTTATGTTACCGTATTtgtatgataaaacataatagaAAAGACAATTTAACAAATGGGCAGAAAACTTCGTAAAATCTACTTGACGAACATGCATTTTTCCCAGTTTACCCTTTACAAGAAAGTGTAGGTAAATCTCAAATTGGTAACTTGGTGGAACCTGATATATGAAAATAGATCATTACAAGACATAAACTCATGTAATTGTCACCAGCTTCATCATTGACAATTACTGATTAACGAGGTagataagtattttatttgaattgtaaATATTCTCATATGCAGACTTCTAAAATGACACCGCTGATACTAAATATGAAAcactaaaatatataattgaaaatggAAACGTATATGGTATTGCATGGTTGaatgctttttttaataaattagaATGAAACCATATCTGTATTACGTATTCTGTGACATTCTGTGCAAAATTTTACAAGGGGCTTCCCACTTGTTCCCCGGCTGGAAACCCCTTGTGATTTGAGACAGTTGAGCTTTCGATCctagttaaataaatataaatctgCTTATATCTCCCTCTATCGATACTTTCAAAAAGGCATGCTGTGCTCTAAATCCTTGTCAATGGACTTAGTCTTCAAAATAAACTCCAGGTAGATATCACTTTAATTAAACCTTTCACAAAAGACTACGTTTAAACAGGCCATTGAGACGATTATATTCTTTCTATATCACCGATTTCTTCTCTTTGCAAATGTACCAGTGTCGAATAACAATATGTTTGCTATCATTAATAACCGCGTGTATATTTGTacttcaaacaaacaaaaaacctttttttttactgattttgaaGTTAGATCGTAAAGGctatttatgtaaatttcatttaatatacaaaaaagcttgtttgaaagaataaagaaaagtgtgttttgcagaaaaatgtcattttaacccAAAGCAAAAAACCGTGAAGATGAAGATGTCATTGTGGGAGCGTAAAACAATTTGTCGCTTCGCCTTTGGCTGTTTTCAGCGTTTCAATTAGTGGCTTTCTATCTGTCTTTCTTAGCTTTGAAATTTCACTGAGTAATCTATCAAAGAAATGTTCAGTGTTTGTTTAACTTTGAAATCTCTAATACAGGTCGTTTTACatttcaaagtcaaagtccATCGATATCTCAAGCGGATTCCTTTTGCTCATGTAGAGAAACAATCCATCCGAGGAAAACTCGTTCAGTCGTTTATGATACCATAAACACAAACTGAGGAAGACACTTGATATGAAAAAAGTCCcagttttgaatgttttttttgcacGATAAAGTAATAGTTTTGATCAGGATGAATATTTATGTGCAATCCAGGAGAAGATTTTCCGTATCAACACTCGCAAACTCGTCTAATTTTACATCGGAAAGGAAGtccattgttaaaaaatttcCATCTACTGAGTCAGGACTCAAACATGTATCTTCCGTTGACGAAGCACTCGGAGTACCCATTGAATCTCCATCAGAATTTAAATCCGAATTTATTCCAGCACTAAGTTCCGACATTGAATCGTCTGTGTCACCTTGTCCAACCATATCTCTGAGAGCGCTGATGTAATTCATTGCTAGTCGCAGCGTTGTTATTTTagtcattttaaagttttggccTTCCTCAATATTCGGAAGAACCTCTTTTAGTACTTCAAACGCACTGTTAATGTCCTCCATGCGCCCCCGTTCCCGAGCATTTGCGGCTCTTCTACGGTATTTGCTTAAAGGAGCAGGCGATGATTTAGGCTTTGGAACTTTCGGAAGCTGTTTCTTTTTCTCCGTCTTTAACCTGTTGACGATTGTCTTTTTCCTCAAGTTGTAATCAGGACTATACTTTGATTTAAGTTCCTTTTCATCAATTTCATCCAACTTCGCAAGTTCATCCTCACTAGTTATTTTATCCGATGTACTTGCTTCTTGTGTAGAACCTCCAGGTCCAGGAATGTTGTTATCATGTTCTTTCGCACTCATAGCTCTCTCCGTTGGTGCAAAAACAATAATGTACGTCGTACTTAAATAGCAGTGTTAGATAATTTGCGTGAAGTAAACCTGTCTTCGAGTTGTTAAATTTTCACCATTGACAGTATGGTCACACTTCAGCTGTATTTACATCATGTTTAAAGACCCTATCCATGTGTTCTACATGGTAAGTAAACTTACCGATTTATTTATACAGCAGTAATGTTAACACTGTCAATTgccatgtattttaaaatattcgaACCAATGGAATCGCAAGCCTAGCCAAACTGATACCGCCCCTCTGTCCTCAGCTTACAATTACTGTGAGACGAGTTGTAACGCCAGTTAAACCACTCTAAATTTGATGATCCTTCGACAAGCTTCAATGTGCTTTAACATAAGCAAAAAAGTTCATTCatgacattttcaaattcaGTCAACGTAATAATGCCTTTAAATCGCGCCGCTTTTCATTGCCTTTCCTAAACCGTAACAAAATACTTGTGGTTTCAAGATGTTTTAATTGCGTAagaatatttgtaaacaataaagACATgagaacattaaaatatttaaagcttACAGTTTACTAGGCTAAGcttatttcattgaattaatTTAACAATTCAACGATTTGTATTTCTGACACAGAGCTCCTCCTGTGCGGCGCGGTAAATCCTCTTAACGATGTTATGAAAGCATAAATAATACACTAGAATTTGGGTAGGgtaacttttcaatattaaaaagaatgttattgcattttatgttgacaatttattttcctttgcaaataatataatgacagtattcattttatcatttgcaAATTAAGACCCATCGCAATTTTAAACTTCATTGCACGtctcaaatatttacattgcctTTATTAAAGAATGGGCCAACTACGGCAATACGTTTAAAAAATCACATTCTAAAACGCTACCTCGTGCAGTTTGAATGAAcgtaaatattgttaaaaccagtttcaagttttcttaaatgtaaaatgcacATTATTCTTGATTTCATTTCAGTAATCTTGTATTGTATGAACTAGACCAAatcataaatgtaaacataattaagtCATTGGCCATTGAAGAAAACAGAATGATTAAATATCTAATTCGGCAGCCCGAATCGTCAGAAATATTTCAGTATATGACCAGTCTAGCAGCATTTTCGCTGTTTACATGGTGAAATAATGCCCATTCAGTTTTTGTATGGatgaccaaaaataaatattaaacatcgGACATTCTCAATGGTAGGATTATTCACACAATAACAATAGCCCCGGGGTCATGCGTAAGTGAAACCGCCGAGAGACTTAAATAGATGTAGATGATGATGTTCGTATGTAATACCAGCAAAAATTGTGTCAGGTTATGTTTTTAGAAACATCTCCTGTATTTTCCTGTGAAGTAGTTCAAACCTTAAATGACATcttgttaaaacatgtatgtcaCATTTGGGTCAAAGGCCATCTCAAGCCGAGGGATTTCCCTTTGATATGGTGGCGAATCTAAAATGTAATCTAAAAGAAATTTTCTTACAGAAATCGAACGTACGGTTGGTCTTTTAAGGATCATTAATGACAATTATTTTAAGTATGCTATATTTGAGACAGAACTCAAGTTGTTATATTTATCGATTGGCGTATTGTTTAGTGTGTTAAGCTGTTCTTCTAGCCTGGACTCATACAGGTGGCGCCAATGTTAATTCTCAGAGCGTCAAACACGGTACAAAAGTACCTGCGTGATAGCGGAGTGCAATtaattctttattattattattattattattattattattattattattattattattattattattattattattgtggggaatgggcctaacctagggtccctggggtgcaggggcatttagCGGTGATTTGTTCGTTGGGTTgacccgggattggctggaccgaaagtcaaagtctccgcttttccccggacctggggggaggggggaggggggcgtggttacaattgactggtgcattatatgtTGTGTATCACAAAAAGTCTGATGATGTTTCACCGTCATTTCATTAACAAATATCACTAATTTGGTGCAAATTTCTTGACAAAGTAAGCAGATCTAgtcaattttttttcagtaGTTGCATAAATTAGTcacttaaattaaaaactatTAAGTCAACCAAGTCTACTTCACGTGAATGAATACTGGTACTATGATTTATATGCAAACGACTTCTGTGGTGGCCCGGAGTATATCAAagcaaaatcaaattatatcgCTGTCATCAAAATAGTAAAGTTGATGACATTGATAGATCAAGGTCAACTAATCAAATAACAATCCTTTGCGAAATCCTCAATGAATCGATAGTTTCGAAAAGAATTAAAAGTAATCAGGACgattaaattatcaattatttcatataacgTTTTACAATGTTTAAGCTGGAATAGGCGCCGCTCAGTGAGAATGTCAAGAGTGTTGAAGGGTATCGTCTTAAAGAAGACATTCATGAGAGACATTTGATAATGTAATCTAGCATTAGAAATTTATagatttgatatttgatatgataGCTTTGATATGCATCGTTATTCAATACTCTGAACAACCTCTTGAGTTTGTTTTTGATCTTTTTAATTGCGTGTTTCATTAAGGGCGGTCTACTTCCCCGCCGACGACAACCCAGGTTTTCAAAACCCCTCCCGACTAGTCGTTTTGGTGTGTTGTGCCCAATGCAGTGTATCATTGAAGTGGAAGAATGTTGATTGCAAGCActgataaaagtattttaaggGTATTACTGTTTACTATGGCCCAGTTTGTTACTTGTACATATCGCGTACACAGATTCTAAAATTTCCATGGTTGGGTTTCATTGTCACTTTATGATTTGATCGTTAGACTGAATATTGTTCACAGAAGTGTAGGGTTCTGGCCCTTCCGGCCATTGATTCATGGACCCGTGCTAACTGTCACCTCCTTCTGGCCCTTGATTCATATACCCGTGCTAACTATCACGTCCTTCCGGCCCTTGATTTGTGGACTCATGCTAACTATCACGTCCTTCCGGCCCTTGATTCATAGAACCGTGCTAACTGTCGCCTCCTTCCGGCCCTTAACTCATGGACCCGTGCTAACTGTCACCTCCTTCCGGCAATTGATTCATGCACCCGTGCTAACTATCACGTCCTTCCGGCCCTTGATTCATGTACCCGTGCTAACTGTCACGTACCTCCTGCTCTTGATTTATGCACCCGTGCTAACTTTCACGTCCTTCCGGCACTTGATTCATGCACCCGTGCACACTATCACGTCCTTCCAGCCCTTGATTCATGCATCAGTGCTCACTGTCACGTCCGTCCTGCCCTTTGTTC
Coding sequences within:
- the LOC128207257 gene encoding neurogenic differentiation factor 1-like, with translation MSAKEHDNNIPGPGGSTQEASTSDKITSEDELAKLDEIDEKELKSKYSPDYNLRKKTIVNRLKTEKKKQLPKVPKPKSSPAPLSKYRRRAANARERGRMEDINSAFEVLKEVLPNIEEGQNFKMTKITTLRLAMNYISALRDMVGQGDTDDSMSELSAGINSDLNSDGDSMGTPSASSTEDTCLSPDSVDGNFLTMDFLSDVKLDEFASVDTENLLLDCT